The DNA segment CCACCGCCGATTTCGACGCCGATTTCGATGGTGAGCCTGCCATTGCGATCTTCAAGCGGAATTCAATTTCAGGCGAACTGTCTCTACTGCGGAGCATGCTGATCAGCGCCTGGACAGAAATTCGCGATTTGGAGATCTCTTCCGACGGCCTTGAAGTCTATGCGCTCGTCAGCGGCATCGGCTATAGCGCGAGCTTGCTCGCCTTTTTCGAGCGCGACAGTGTTAGCGGCGAGCTCACGCAACAGGAGAGTTTCCAAAGCTGGCGCAACGGCGTTTATGGCATGTTTGACCCGGCAGACTTGACGCTTTCACCCGATGGCCGTTTTCTCTACGTCGCCGATTTGGGCGGTGTCGCCACCTTTGCCACCGGTCGCAGCACTACGACCTTAGTTGCCGATCCCATTGCTGCAACTTCCCCAACCCAATTTTCCCTGTCACAAAATTATCCCAACCCCTTCAATCCTTCCACCACCATTCGTTTCGACCTGCCGCGCCGCACGAACGTCAAGCTCGCGGTTTACAATCTTCGCGGTGAGTTGGTGCGGGTGTTGATCGAGGGCGAGCAGCCTGCCGGCAGCCACCGCGTCGAGTTCGATGCCCGCGGCCCGGCTTCCGGGATTTATTTCTATCGTTTGGAAAGCGAAGGCTTCAGCGCGACGCGCAAGCTGGCGGTGGGGAGGTAGTGTCCCTCCGAAGATGTTCCAATCTCGACTGAGCCGGGGTTTCGAAAGCTTCAAAAGGCAGGGAAACTGCGAAATTTTGCTGCATCCGCCAAGCCATTGCGGGAATACCGTCCGAAAACACCACCGCCCGGGCGCTTCGTCATAAACAAGGACACGTCTTATTCGACCGGTGTACGCTTCGAGGCCAAGCGCCCGGGCGGTTGCTTCATTTCTGGAGGGACACTCTTTGTGTCAAACGCAGGAAAAGCGCTGGCAAAACGCGCTGCGCCGTCACGCGAACGGCTGCACCAGCCATTGCTCCTGCAGCCAGCTTCGCCGTTGCGCCAGCAGGCGCCAGCCGCTGCGCGTGAGGTGCGCC comes from the candidate division KSB1 bacterium genome and includes:
- a CDS encoding T9SS type A sorting domain-containing protein; protein product: MGSPDGYVYASTADFDADFDGEPAIAIFKRNSISGELSLLRSMLISAWTEIRDLEISSDGLEVYALVSGIGYSASLLAFFERDSVSGELTQQESFQSWRNGVYGMFDPADLTLSPDGRFLYVADLGGVATFATGRSTTTLVADPIAATSPTQFSLSQNYPNPFNPSTTIRFDLPRRTNVKLAVYNLRGELVRVLIEGEQPAGSHRVEFDARGPASGIYFYRLESEGFSATRKLAVGR